A genomic region of Phragmites australis chromosome 2, lpPhrAust1.1, whole genome shotgun sequence contains the following coding sequences:
- the LOC133908748 gene encoding uncharacterized protein LOC133908748, protein MGGGMEVQKNRWIEEWNAGRENLEFNFRWTRRSLALVGLFGLAVPILVYKGIVREFHMQDEDAGRPYRKFL, encoded by the exons ATGGGTGGCGGCATGGAGGTGCAGAAGAACCGGTGGATCGAGGAGTGGAACGCCGGCCGCGAGAACCTCGAGTTCAACTTCCGCTGGACCCGCCGCAGCCTCGCCCTCGTCGGCCTCTTCGGTCTCGCCGTCCCCATCCTCGTCTACAAGGGCATCGTCCGCGAATTC CATATGCAGGACGAGGACGCCGGTCGGCCGTACAGGAAGTTCCTCTGA